One region of Quercus lobata isolate SW786 chromosome 2, ValleyOak3.0 Primary Assembly, whole genome shotgun sequence genomic DNA includes:
- the LOC115974538 gene encoding ethylene-responsive transcription factor RAP2-1-like, with the protein MEGDFSTSTEKRKQRQQQQQEKPYRGIRMRKWGKWVAEIREPNKRSRIWLGSYTTPIAAARAYDTAVFYLRGPSARLNFPELVFHEEDDDVRDMSAASIRKKATEVGARVDALQTSLHASSQSKPSSRASEPPDLNEYPNPENSDDDD; encoded by the coding sequence ATGGAAGGAGACTTTTCAACAAGCACTGAAAAGCGCAAGCAAAGGCAACAACAGCAGCAAGAGAAGCCCTATAGAGGGATAAGGATGAGGAAGTGGGGAAAGTGGGTGGCTGAGATTAGAGAACCCAATAAGAGGTCTCGAATTTGGCTTGGTTCCTATACTACTCCTATTGCTGCGGCGCGTGCTTATGACACCGCCGTGTTTTATCTCCGTGGCCCTTCTGCTCGGCTTAACTTCCCGGAATTAGTTTTCCATGAGGAGGATGATGATGTTCGAGACATGTCTGCGGCTTCTATACGCAAGAAAGCCACCGAAGTTGGAGCTAGGGTCGACGCGCTACAAACTTCTCTCCATGCATCATCGCAATCAAAGCCGTCTAGTCGTGCCTCGGAGCCGCCGGATTTAAACGAGTATCCGAACCCAGAAAACTCCGATGATGATGATTGA